A part of Mycolicibacterium sp. TUM20985 genomic DNA contains:
- a CDS encoding ABC transporter permease subunit translates to MSVQSATRPLVDTGELMRRIRGRYLSPLASLVLFVVLFGVVVARYDFASPTQVFLNLLVDNAYLIVLAVGMTFVILTGGIDLSVGSVVALSTVIVATALKAGWPMPLAVGAVLVVGPLLGLLMGLVIEYFDVQPFIATLAGMFLARGLCYVISVDTLPIKDPLLRQFGLNYVYVYEDKFIRWSVVVALIAVVVAVFVLHQTRYGRTVYAVGGNLQSARLMGLKASRARVSVYAISGFCAAMAGLLLATQKLSGYSLNGIGLELDAIAAAVIGGVLLSGGVGFVLGSLIGVLVLGTIQTFVTAENLDSYWTRIMTGVLLLMFVLVQRLLVRKPG, encoded by the coding sequence ATGAGCGTTCAATCCGCGACCCGTCCACTCGTCGACACCGGCGAACTGATGCGGCGAATACGGGGTCGATACCTGTCCCCGCTCGCCTCCCTGGTGCTGTTCGTCGTCCTATTCGGCGTGGTCGTCGCCCGCTACGACTTCGCCAGCCCCACGCAAGTCTTCCTGAACCTGTTGGTGGACAACGCCTATCTCATCGTGCTGGCGGTCGGCATGACATTCGTCATCCTGACCGGGGGCATCGACCTGTCCGTCGGGTCGGTGGTGGCCCTGTCCACGGTGATCGTCGCGACCGCACTGAAGGCGGGGTGGCCGATGCCCTTGGCCGTCGGCGCCGTGCTGGTGGTGGGTCCGCTACTGGGCCTGCTGATGGGACTGGTGATCGAATACTTCGACGTCCAGCCGTTCATCGCCACGCTCGCCGGCATGTTCCTGGCCCGCGGCCTCTGCTACGTCATCAGTGTCGACACGCTGCCGATCAAGGATCCGCTGTTGCGCCAGTTCGGTTTGAACTACGTCTACGTCTACGAGGACAAGTTCATCCGGTGGTCCGTGGTGGTCGCATTGATCGCAGTGGTCGTCGCGGTCTTCGTGTTGCACCAGACCCGTTACGGCCGCACCGTCTACGCCGTGGGCGGCAACCTGCAGTCGGCGCGGCTGATGGGCCTCAAGGCGTCTCGCGCCCGGGTGTCGGTATACGCGATCAGCGGGTTCTGCGCGGCCATGGCGGGGCTGCTGCTCGCGACGCAGAAGCTGTCCGGATACAGCCTCAACGGCATCGGCCTCGAACTCGACGCCATCGCCGCCGCGGTGATCGGCGGGGTGCTGCTCTCCGGCGGTGTGGGATTCGTCCTCGGCTCACTGATCGGCGTGCTCGTCCTCGGCACCATCCAGACATTCGTGACCGCGGAGAATCTCGATTCCTACTGGACCAGGATCATGACCGGAGTACTGCTGCTGATGTTCGTGCTCGTTCAGCGACTACTGGTGAGGAAGCCCGGATGA
- a CDS encoding ABC transporter permease, translated as MTKKLSASPLIWPALALIALLVVNVIVTPSFLNIRIQDGHLFGSLIDILRNGAPTMLVALGMTLVIASRGIDLSVGAVVAVSGALACAHIAASADPTGAGTVVTAMAIALGVAVALGLWNGMLVSVFGVQPIIATLVLIMTAGRGLALLITDGQIVTITSPPFKVLGAGFVFGLPVAILVSLSVFALVGLLTRRTALGMLLESVGINPEASRLAGVRHRTIVFAVYVFCALCAGIAGLMIASNISAADANNAGLWIEMDAILAVVIGGTSLLGGRFSLTGTILGALIIQTLTTTVYTAGITPETTLVFKALVVIAVCLLQAPKFRALLARRRTRTSPPTVAPPTDDAAAQPVSVPPTAMAAK; from the coding sequence ATGACGAAGAAGCTGAGTGCGTCGCCGCTGATCTGGCCGGCGCTGGCACTGATCGCCCTCCTGGTCGTCAACGTCATCGTGACGCCCAGCTTCCTGAACATCCGCATACAGGACGGTCACCTGTTCGGCAGCCTCATCGACATCCTGCGCAACGGCGCCCCCACCATGCTGGTGGCCCTCGGCATGACGTTGGTGATCGCCTCCCGCGGAATCGACCTGTCCGTCGGCGCGGTCGTCGCCGTTAGCGGAGCTCTCGCCTGTGCGCACATCGCCGCTTCCGCAGACCCGACCGGCGCCGGCACCGTCGTGACCGCGATGGCCATTGCGCTGGGCGTCGCGGTCGCGCTGGGCCTGTGGAACGGAATGCTGGTGTCGGTGTTCGGGGTTCAGCCGATCATCGCCACCCTGGTGCTCATAATGACGGCTGGCCGCGGCCTGGCGCTGCTGATCACCGACGGGCAGATCGTCACGATCACCAGCCCCCCGTTCAAGGTGCTCGGCGCGGGCTTCGTCTTCGGACTGCCCGTCGCGATCCTGGTGAGCCTGTCCGTGTTCGCCCTGGTGGGTCTGCTCACCCGGCGCACTGCGCTCGGCATGCTGCTGGAATCGGTCGGCATCAACCCGGAGGCCAGCAGGCTGGCCGGCGTGCGTCACCGCACCATCGTGTTCGCCGTGTACGTCTTCTGCGCGCTGTGCGCGGGGATCGCCGGGCTGATGATCGCCTCGAACATCTCGGCCGCGGACGCCAACAACGCGGGCCTGTGGATCGAGATGGATGCCATTCTCGCCGTGGTGATCGGTGGAACTTCGCTCCTCGGTGGACGATTCAGCCTCACCGGCACCATCCTCGGCGCCCTGATCATCCAGACCCTGACCACCACGGTGTACACCGCGGGCATCACCCCGGAGACGACGTTGGTGTTCAAGGCCCTCGTCGTCATCGCCGTCTGCCTGCTGCAGGCGCCGAAGTTCCGCGCCCTGTTGGCCAGACGCCGGACCCGGACCTCGCCGCCGACAGTGGCTCCGCCAACAGATGATGCTGCCGCACAACCCGTTTCGGTACCCCCTACGGCGATGGCGGCCAAATGA
- a CDS encoding sugar ABC transporter ATP-binding protein — protein MTTPRPGPADAAVVLVQDVTIDFPGVKALDGVDFRLLPGEIHALMGENGAGKSTLIKALTGVYEIDSGSITVDGVEQRFSGPRQAQDAGISTVYQEVNLCANLTVAENILLGREPRRLGRIDYRAMNRRATELLGELDLEIDPRSTLGAHPIAIQQLVAIARATAVSARVLILDEPTSSLDADEVAELFRVMRRLRDGGTAILFVSHFLDQVYEVSDRMTVLRNGRLVGEYPTAALDRVALVAAMLGHDLNLLEEIADTAATTTPTTDEIVLSARGIGRKPRLQPMDLDVHRGEVVGLAGLLGSGRTELARLLFGADRATTGRMLVNGKPAAMRSPRAAIAKGLAFSSEDRKAEGIIGELSVRDNLVLALQARRGFARPLSHKAKDDLVERYLDALDIRPRNASIPVKNLSGGNQQKVLLARWLITEPQLFILDEPTRGIDVGAKAQIQKLVADLANEGMGVVFISAELDEVARISDRIAVLRDGHCVAQVGSDRSVSELTTLIAAGGAR, from the coding sequence ATGACCACACCCCGCCCCGGGCCCGCCGACGCCGCGGTGGTCCTCGTGCAGGACGTCACCATCGACTTTCCTGGCGTGAAGGCGCTCGACGGTGTCGACTTCCGGCTGCTGCCCGGTGAGATCCACGCGTTGATGGGGGAGAACGGCGCGGGCAAGTCGACGTTGATCAAGGCGCTCACCGGTGTCTACGAGATCGATTCGGGCAGCATCACGGTCGACGGTGTCGAACAACGGTTCAGCGGCCCCAGACAAGCGCAGGACGCCGGGATCAGCACCGTCTACCAAGAGGTCAACCTCTGCGCGAATCTGACTGTGGCGGAGAACATCCTGCTCGGCCGCGAGCCACGCCGCCTCGGCCGCATCGACTACCGCGCGATGAACCGTCGCGCGACCGAACTGCTCGGCGAGCTCGACCTCGAGATCGACCCCCGGTCGACCCTCGGTGCGCACCCGATCGCCATCCAGCAGCTCGTCGCGATCGCCCGCGCCACGGCGGTCTCGGCCCGCGTGCTGATCCTCGACGAGCCGACTTCCAGCCTCGATGCCGACGAGGTCGCCGAGCTGTTCCGGGTGATGCGCCGCCTCCGTGACGGTGGTACGGCGATCCTGTTCGTATCCCACTTCCTGGACCAGGTCTACGAAGTCTCGGACCGAATGACGGTGCTGCGCAACGGCCGTCTGGTGGGTGAGTACCCGACCGCGGCGCTCGACCGGGTCGCGCTGGTGGCCGCGATGCTGGGACACGACCTGAATCTTCTGGAGGAGATCGCCGACACCGCGGCCACCACCACGCCGACCACCGACGAGATCGTGCTCAGCGCCAGGGGAATTGGGCGCAAACCCCGGTTACAACCCATGGATCTCGACGTGCACCGCGGCGAAGTGGTTGGCCTGGCCGGTCTACTGGGCTCCGGGCGAACGGAGCTGGCGCGACTGCTCTTCGGCGCCGACCGGGCGACCACGGGACGGATGCTGGTCAATGGCAAACCGGCCGCGATGCGCTCGCCGCGCGCCGCCATCGCGAAGGGACTCGCCTTCTCCTCGGAGGATCGCAAGGCCGAGGGCATCATCGGTGAACTCAGCGTGCGCGACAACCTGGTGCTCGCACTGCAGGCTCGCCGCGGCTTCGCCCGCCCCTTGTCACACAAGGCCAAGGACGACCTCGTCGAACGCTACCTGGACGCCCTCGACATCCGGCCCCGCAACGCGTCGATACCGGTCAAGAATCTCAGCGGCGGCAACCAGCAGAAGGTGCTGCTGGCGCGGTGGCTGATCACCGAACCTCAACTGTTCATCCTCGACGAACCGACGCGCGGCATCGACGTTGGCGCCAAGGCGCAGATCCAGAAACTCGTCGCCGACCTGGCCAACGAGGGTATGGGCGTGGTGTTCATCTCCGCCGAACTCGACGAGGTAGCCCGGATCAGCGACCGCATCGCCGTCCTGCGCGACGGCCACTGCGTCGCGCAGGTCGGCTCCGACCGCAGCGTCTCGGAACTCACCACCCTCATCGCGGCGGGAGGTGCGCGATGA
- a CDS encoding ABC transporter substrate-binding protein yields the protein MKKILTAVLSIATAGVLAACGSGPAPNSGSGGGAGDGQITMGFSQVGAESGWRTANTKSIQDAAKAADVDLKFSDANGEQENQISAIRSFIQQRVDLIAFSPVVRTGWDAVLLEAKNANIPVILTDRAVDTQEKDVYKTFLGADFVEEGQRAGDWVVKQYASAPGPVNIVQLEGTTGADPAIERNTGFAKAIAANPNLKVIASQTGDFTRSGGKQVMEAFLKANPKIDLVFAQNDDMGLGAMEAIEAAGLKPGQDIKIVAVDATHDGMQALADGKFNYIVECNPLLGPELMDLAKKVVAGEPVPPRVVTPDEAFDQQQAAAVLPERKY from the coding sequence GTGAAGAAGATTCTGACCGCGGTGCTGAGCATCGCGACGGCAGGCGTACTCGCAGCGTGTGGCAGCGGGCCCGCACCCAACAGCGGCTCGGGCGGCGGCGCGGGCGATGGCCAGATCACCATGGGCTTCTCCCAGGTGGGTGCCGAGAGCGGGTGGCGGACCGCCAACACGAAGTCCATCCAGGACGCGGCCAAGGCGGCCGACGTCGACCTCAAGTTCTCCGACGCCAACGGTGAGCAGGAGAATCAGATCTCGGCCATCCGCTCGTTCATTCAGCAGCGGGTCGACCTAATCGCCTTCAGCCCGGTGGTCCGCACCGGATGGGACGCCGTGCTGCTCGAGGCCAAGAACGCCAACATCCCGGTCATCCTGACCGACCGCGCCGTCGACACCCAGGAGAAGGACGTCTACAAGACCTTCCTCGGGGCGGACTTCGTGGAGGAGGGCCAACGCGCGGGCGACTGGGTGGTGAAGCAGTACGCGTCCGCCCCCGGTCCGGTCAACATCGTTCAGCTCGAGGGCACCACCGGTGCCGATCCCGCCATCGAGCGCAACACCGGCTTCGCCAAGGCCATTGCCGCGAACCCCAACCTGAAGGTGATCGCCTCCCAAACCGGCGACTTCACCCGCTCCGGCGGCAAGCAGGTCATGGAGGCGTTCCTCAAGGCCAACCCGAAGATCGACCTGGTGTTCGCGCAGAACGACGACATGGGTCTGGGCGCCATGGAGGCCATCGAAGCCGCCGGCCTCAAGCCGGGCCAGGACATCAAGATCGTCGCCGTGGATGCGACCCACGACGGCATGCAGGCGTTGGCCGACGGCAAGTTCAATTACATCGTGGAATGCAACCCGTTGCTCGGGCCGGAACTGATGGACCTGGCCAAGAAGGTGGTGGCCGGCGAGCCGGTGCCGCCGCGTGTGGTCACCCCGGACGAGGCGTTCGATCAGCAGCAGGCCGCGGCCGTGCTGCCCGAACGCAAGTACTGA
- the chvE gene encoding multiple monosaccharide ABC transporter substrate-binding protein: MRKGFVRVGSALVWALMVVVALTSAGCGRSTTEEPAASGGERTGTVGIAMPTKSSERWVADGDNMAEQFKALGYDTDLQYGDDVVQNQVSQIENMITKGVKVLVIAPIDSSSLTDTLQRAADAKIPVVSYDRLIRGTENVNYYATFDNFKVGVLQATYITDKLGLAQGKGPFNIELFAGSPDDNNATFFFKGAMSVLQPYIDSGKLVVKSGQTSFDQVATLRWDGGLAQSRMDNLLSKAYTSGRVDAVLSPYDGMSLGIISALKSAGYGMPANPLPIVTGQDAELASVKSIIAGEQTQTVSKDTRELAKAAVQMADSLLTGGKPEVNDTTTYDNGVKVVPAFLLQPVSVDASNYQKVLVDSGYYTAGQLA; encoded by the coding sequence ATGCGTAAGGGCTTTGTTCGAGTAGGGAGCGCGCTCGTCTGGGCGTTGATGGTGGTGGTGGCGCTCACCAGTGCCGGTTGCGGCCGCTCGACGACGGAGGAACCGGCCGCCAGCGGGGGCGAACGTACGGGGACGGTGGGCATCGCGATGCCGACGAAGTCGTCCGAGCGCTGGGTGGCCGACGGTGACAACATGGCCGAGCAGTTCAAGGCGCTCGGCTACGACACCGACCTGCAGTACGGCGACGACGTCGTGCAGAACCAGGTGTCGCAGATCGAGAACATGATCACCAAGGGCGTGAAGGTGTTGGTCATCGCCCCCATCGACAGCTCGTCGCTCACCGACACGCTGCAGCGCGCCGCGGACGCCAAGATTCCGGTGGTCAGCTACGACCGCCTGATCCGCGGTACCGAGAACGTGAACTACTACGCGACCTTCGACAACTTCAAGGTCGGCGTGCTGCAGGCCACCTACATCACCGACAAGCTCGGCCTCGCTCAGGGCAAGGGCCCCTTCAACATCGAGTTGTTCGCCGGCTCTCCCGACGACAACAACGCGACCTTCTTCTTCAAGGGCGCGATGAGCGTCCTGCAGCCGTACATCGACAGCGGCAAACTCGTCGTCAAGAGCGGCCAGACGTCCTTCGACCAGGTGGCCACGCTGCGCTGGGACGGCGGGCTGGCACAGTCGCGGATGGACAACCTGCTGAGCAAGGCCTACACCAGCGGCCGGGTCGACGCGGTCCTCTCGCCGTACGACGGCATGTCGCTAGGCATCATCTCGGCCCTGAAGAGCGCGGGCTACGGCATGCCGGCCAACCCGCTGCCCATCGTCACGGGCCAGGACGCCGAGCTGGCGTCGGTCAAGTCGATCATCGCCGGCGAGCAGACGCAGACGGTGTCCAAGGACACCCGCGAGCTGGCGAAAGCGGCTGTGCAGATGGCTGATTCGCTGCTCACCGGCGGCAAGCCCGAGGTCAACGACACCACCACCTACGACAACGGCGTGAAGGTCGTGCCGGCGTTCCTGCTGCAACCGGTCAGCGTGGACGCGTCCAACTACCAGAAGGTGCTGGTCGACTCCGGGTACTACACCGCCGGGCAGTTGGCGTGA